CTGACACAAAGGCCCTGCAAGCAAAAACGCTTGCAGGGCCTTGTTTCACGTGCAACATGAAGGAAACGATAGGATTAGAACCAATACTCTACGCGGGCGAACAGTTTTTCTGCCTTACGGTCATTTTCGAGCTGCTTGCCCCGAAAATAAATTGCCTTAGCCTGCACATTGGGGAAAATGGTATACTGTGCGCTAACTTCTACGCCCTTCGTATTATAGAAGGCGCCATCACAGGAGGGATACATGGATGTATTAGCGCCTTGATGACGATACGATAGATAAGCCCCCCATGAGCCTTGATGCAATTTATTGGCGCCCTTATAGGCAAGATGCAGCAGTCCGGAACGATTATAGTAATCTGCGGCTGTATTCTGCATATAAGCACCGGTCAGAGAAACATTCTTGTCAAAGCGGTAAGTTGCCGCTGCTTCCCAGATATGAGCATTTTCCTCATTGGCTCCTCTGCTGTAAAACGTGTCCTTAAACATACCACTCTTAAGGTGATAATAAGCACCGGTCAATGAAAGCTTTCCCGGATTAACCGTTACGGCCAAACTTTGTATAGATGCTACATCTTCAGAAGCTTTGCGCTTGGTAGCTCGATTCAGTGCTTGTTCATAGCGCAGATTAGCTTTATTTATGCGTCCTGCACGAGCCTGCACCTTAACCTTATTCCCAAAATTAACCTCTACACCGGATAATTGGGTAAAGAACATTAAATTCTTGTCATAACTTGTCGCATCCGGAATACGCCCTATCTTCACATTGAAATTCTTATAATTTCCCTGCGCCCACAAACGCTTTAATTCCACATCACCCGTGTCATCTTTTTTTGTATCAATGCTCGAATCTAGCCGTGCATGCACATTCCAATTCTTATTGACCTGTGCTTTAGGTTCAAGACGCAATAAAAGCGCCTCCTTGGTGGAATCCTTCGTTTTTCCCGTGTTGTCTTCGGTCCGTTCACTGGTGTAAGTATATCGAACTTCGCCAGACCACTTTACCATATCAGCATTTCTCTCTAACTTGGCCACACGCACACCAAAATTATTTAATTCCTCAGCAAACTCAGCTGCCAGCTTATCCACAAGGCCTTTGTCAGCTGGATTGCCCGTTTCTTTTGCCATGGCCTTAGCCACCATCTGCGCCATTTCATAGCGGGTGATATTGCGTGCCCCTTGATAGCGGCCATCACCATAACCTTCGATAACCCCGTCAGCAGCCAGTGTCGCTATGGCCTCGTACGCCCAATGGTCTGCGGGCACATCAGAAAAAGGATTTGCGGCAGCGCTGGCCCCCGCAGCCGTTCCCACTACCAGACTGGCTGACAACATGGCTAAAACTGTTTTTTTCATAACCTGCACTCCTC
The Selenomonas ruminantium AC2024 DNA segment above includes these coding regions:
- a CDS encoding S-layer homology domain-containing protein, with protein sequence MKKTVLAMLSASLVVGTAAGASAAANPFSDVPADHWAYEAIATLAADGVIEGYGDGRYQGARNITRYEMAQMVAKAMAKETGNPADKGLVDKLAAEFAEELNNFGVRVAKLERNADMVKWSGEVRYTYTSERTEDNTGKTKDSTKEALLLRLEPKAQVNKNWNVHARLDSSIDTKKDDTGDVELKRLWAQGNYKNFNVKIGRIPDATSYDKNLMFFTQLSGVEVNFGNKVKVQARAGRINKANLRYEQALNRATKRKASEDVASIQSLAVTVNPGKLSLTGAYYHLKSGMFKDTFYSRGANEENAHIWEAAATYRFDKNVSLTGAYMQNTAADYYNRSGLLHLAYKGANKLHQGSWGAYLSYRHQGANTSMYPSCDGAFYNTKGVEVSAQYTIFPNVQAKAIYFRGKQLENDRKAEKLFARVEYWF